From the genome of Mixophyes fleayi isolate aMixFle1 chromosome 2, aMixFle1.hap1, whole genome shotgun sequence, one region includes:
- the LOC142138687 gene encoding KN motif and ankyrin repeat domains 1-like: MTQSVNLSNNLPDLGGPFLYWDQNESEKTSYRVETPYGFQLDLDFLKYVDDIQSGQTLKKLPVNRKPRVPRRSTSSLRSLSSQTGTWLSTESLDFSEDGASDSVFFTGVRTETLGLRKSNPISPTPIIKLLPPPSAKSLLKNSRVEKTLAETRKRLEQEQLNLYYEEIQGRPCQSSNLSKLSVASRSSPNLTQTSLTVHHSKSGERHAMLNQTFSGSVKMSPVNSGISTPATTISSAHLQYIREQMAASLKQLKDLEEQVKVIPMLQMKISTLNNEKKQLMVDVEKQKTSFSKRSTNVNESSLHESDSKKKINFLPEQEIILEPGGPKPSKIAELKRLTEKLSDTDRNICINKMASKKTFVRHPIVNKKSYKSIAVGEDTNMEDAVFYYRSPKKYREVAIQSTTETQHVGVWVMESLLGLTCEADKEIQLLQHTIEHQKAVISMLEEHVKAAGDELEELRIAVFSRQFVDEEKKEIILQSQLLESLPETCVPMLRKSPEEYLEIVDRAITCSSEIPSTGITYLKKTNTGKSTQEISEAQSTFGNNTIQILNQPSSEQTLSLLTKQVVNVVKNKEPVENVMDTCNETEGQNMVDKEKIAFGSSAKVKDTQITVIQRTCKVVEDEKNQVTEGNRNLNTLGVVVK; this comes from the exons ATGACACAGTCTGTTAATTTAAGTAATAACCTTCCAG ATCTGGGAGGACCCTTTCTGTACTGGGATCAGAATGAAAGTGAGAAGACTTCATACCGTGTGGAAACTCCATATGGATTTCAGTTAGATTTGGATTTCTTGAAATATGTTGATGATATTCAGAGTGGCCAGACCTTGAAGAAATTACCAGTTAATCGAAAACCCAGGGTACCACGACGTTCCACATCATCTCTAAGAAGCTTATCAAGCCAAACTGGTACTTGGCTTTCAACAGAATCATTGGACTTTAGTGAGGATGGGGCATCAGACTCTGTATTTTTCACAGGTGTTAGAACCGAAACATTGGGTCTACGTAAGTCCAACCCAATTTCTCCAACACCTATTATTAAACTGCTTCCTCCTCCATCAGCAAAGTCTCTTTTGAAAAATTCTCGTGTTGAGAAAACCCTGGCAGAAACTCGTAAGAGGCTTGAGCAAGAACAGCTAAATCTGTATTATGAAGAAATACAGGGAAGACCATGTCAGTCTTCAAATCTCTCTAAGCTTAGCGTTGCTAGTAGAAGTTCACCAAACCTCACCCAAACATCATTAACTGTGCATCACAGTAAAAGTGGAGAAAGACATGCTATGTTGAATCAAACTTTCTCAGGGTCTGTGAAAATGAGTCCTGTAAATTCTGGAATAAGCACTCCAGCTACGACCATTTCTTCAGCTCATCTTCAATATATCCGGGAGCAGATGGCCGCTTCACTAAAGCAACTGAAAGATCTGGAAGAACAGGTAAAGGTAATTCCAATGTTGCAGATGAAGATTTCTACATTGAACAATGAAAAAAAGCAGCTGATGGTTGATGTAGAGAAGCAAAAAACAAGCTTTAGTAAACGATCAACAAATGTAAATGAGTCTAGTCTCCATGAAAGtgattcaaagaaaaaaataaattttctacCTGAACAGGAAATCATTTTAGAGCCTGGAGGACCCAAACCAAGTAAAATTGCAGAGCTAAAAAGACTCACAGAGAAGCTAAGTGATACAGACAGgaatatatgtatcaataaaatggcatctaaaaaaacatttgttcgtcacccaatagtaaataaaaaatccTACAAGTCCATTGCAGTTGGAGAGGATACTAACATGGAAGATGCTGTGTTCTATTACAGGTCCCCAAAAAAATACAGAGAGGTGGCAATACAATCCACCACTGAAACACAACATGTTGGAGTATGGGTAATGGAATCATTATTGGGACTGACTTGTGAGGCTGACAAGGAGATACAGCTTCTTCAGCATACCATAGAGCACCAAAAAGCAGTTATTAGTATGTTGGAAGAACATGTAAAGGCTGCAGGTGATGAACTGGAAGAGCTGAGAATAGCTGTTTTTTCCAGACAATTTGTAGATGAGGAGAAAAAAGAAATTATACTACAATCTCAGCTACTTGAATCATTACCTGAAACATGTGTTCCAATGCTCAGAAAGTCACCTGAAGAATATTTAGAAATAGTGGATAGAGCAATTACTTGCTCTTCAGAAATACCTTCCACTGGCatcacttatttaaaaaaaacaaatacaggtAAAAGCACTCAGGAAATTTCTGAGGCACAATCAACATTTggtaacaatacaatacaaatactAAATCAGCCAAGTTCTGAGCAAACACTGTCCCTCTTGACCAAACAAGTTGTGAATGTTGTTAAGAATAAAGAGCCTGTTGAAAATGTTATGGATACGTGTAATGAGACTGAGGGACAAAACATGGTGGATAAAGAGAAAATTGCTTTTGGCTCATCTGCCAAAGTGAAGGACACACAGATTACAGTTATTCAAAGAACATGCAAAGTAGTAGAAGATGAAAAGAATCAAGTTACAGAGGGAAACAGGAATTTGAACACTTTAGGTGTAGTTGTTAAGTAA